The Desulfofundulus salinus genome includes the window AGAAGCTGTTGCGCGGCGGGGTACTGGTGGTGGGGACCGGCGGGTTGGGTTCACCGGTAGCCTACTACCTCGCCGCCGCCGGGGTGGGGCATTTGGGTCTGGTGGATGCCGATGTGGTGGATTTGTCCAACCTGCAGCGGCAAATCCTGCACCGCACCGGCGATATCGGCCGGCCCAAGGTGGAATCGGCCAGGGATAAGCTGGTGGCTCTAAACCCGGACGTGCAGGTGGAGGTTTTCCCTGAGCGTTTGAGCGCCGCCAGTGCCGTGTCCTTGATCGAGAGGTATGACATTGTTGTTGACTGCACCGATAATTTTGCCACCCGTTTCCTGCTCAACGAAACCTGCCTGCGCCTGGGGAAACCCTTTATCTACGGCGGTGTACTGGCCTTTGCCGGGCAGGTGATGACCGTGATGCCGGGGGCGGGTCCCTGCCTGCGCTGTATTTTCCCGCACGAACCGGACCCGCACGTCCCCGGCTGCGCGGAACTGGGGGTTCTGGGGGCCGTGCCGGGTGTTATCGGTACCATCCAGGCCACGGAAGCCATCAAGTACCTCCTGGGGCTTGGCGATTTGCTGGTCGGCCGTTTGCTCACCTATGACGCCCTGTCCATGACCTTTTATGAAGTTTCCATAGATCGGGACTCCGGATGCCCGGCCTGTGGCTAAAAGGCGAGGTGACGGCGATGGCCAGAATAGAACTGCGGGCCTTTGGCCCGTTGATGAAGATTTTTTCCCAGCGGGGGTGGTCTTTACCGCTCCATGTGGAAATCGCTCCCGGTGATACCCCCGGGGTTCTCTTAAAGCGTCTGGAAATACCTGAAGAACAGGTGGAAGTGGTCTTTATCAACGGCCGGGTGGAAAAAAAGAGCCATCCTCTGCAAGACGGCGACCGGGTGGCTTTCGTCCCGCCGGGGATACCGTCCATTCACAGGGTCATGCTGGGGTTTTACGGCAAAAAGGCATAGTTCAAGTTCCTTTTGTGTACAACACCTTCACGGTGTTTTTTATTTGGGTACGGCAGGTTATCGGGGGCTGACCGGAGAAATTTTTAATTAACGTTATTTTCGGGGGGTACGTTCATGGCCAAGGAACTGGCGGTCAACCCCGGCAAGTGTATCGGTTGTTGCACCTGTGCCCTTACCTGTGCCATTACCCACCATGGGGAGTTCAACCTGACTAAAGCCTGTATCTGGATCACCAGGCATGAGTTTGACGGTACATTTGCCATTACCTTTTCATCCTGTTGCCGCGGCTGCAAAAAATGTGCTCTTGCCTGCCCCGCGGGAGCCCTGCGGGTGGTTGAAGTAGCCGGGGCGGCGGGATAGAGAGGGGGTTAATGCGTGTACGGTTACAGCGGCAAAATGCTGGATATCGACCTCACTGCCGGGAAAATAAGGGAACGCCCGGTGGAGCAGGATTTGGCCGGGGAGTATTTAAGCGGCCTGGGATTTAACGCCCGCCTGCTGTATGAAGAGATTCCCGCTGGTGCCGACCCCCTCGGTCCGGAGAATGTCCTTGCCTTTAATGTGGGAGTGCTGGTGGGGACGACGGTGCCCACTGCTTCCCGCACCGAAGCTTCCGCCCTTTCGCCCGCCACCGGCTTGTTTGGCACGGCCAACTCCGGCAACTTCTGGGGGAGCGAACTCAAGTTTGCCGGGTTTGACGGGGTGATCATCCGGGGAAAGGCTGAATCGCCGGTTTATGTATGGATCTGTGACGGCCAGGCAACAATTTTACCGGCGGGCCACCTCTGGGGGCGGGATGCCTGGGAGACGGTGCGTCAGATCCGTCGGGAACTGGGCGATGACGCCATCCAGGTGGCGGCCATTGGCCAGGCCGGTGAAAACCTGGTCCGCTTTGCCAGCATAGAAAACGGCCCCTTTGATGCCTGGGCCCGCACGGGGCTGGGGGCGGTAATGGGCAGCAAAAACCTGAAGGCCGTAGCGGTGCGCGGCCGGGGTGCCGTGCGGGTGGCTCACCGGAAGGATTTCCTGCAGGCGGTGGATGACACCCGTAAGGCCATCTTTTCTTCTCCCTTTTACGGTTCCTTTTCCCGCTTCGGCACCATGCTGGCCAGCCTGCCCTACCAGGAGTTCGGGGCCCTGCCGGGGCGCAATTACCAGCGCGGTGCCATTGACGGCTGGGTGGAAACCTGCAGCCGCAAGGTCCTGCCCAGGTACAGTACCCGCGGGGTGGCCTGTATGGCCTGCCCCATTGCCTGCGCCCACTGGGTGGAAGTAAAGGAAGGCCCTTACGCCGGTCTGAGACTTAAAGACCTGGAAGTTACACCGGTGATCGGCTTTGGAGCCGGGTGTGATATCAACAACCTGCCGGCCATCGCCATGCTTACCGAAACCTGCCAGCGCCTGGGCATGGATATGGTTTCCGCGGCGGCGGTGGTGGCCTTCGCCATGGAGATGTACGAAAAGGGGCTGATCGGGGAAAAGGATCTGGGCTTCTCCCTAAACTGGGGGGATGAACGGGCCACCATTTCCCTGCTCGACATGATTGCCCACCGCCGGGGCATGGGGGATTTGCTGGCCGAAGGCGTCAGGAGGGCGGCGCGGCATTTCCCCGGAGCATCAAGATATGCCGTGGAAGTCAAGGGGCTGGAGTGTTTCCTTTTAGATCCCCGGGCCCGCTGGTCCACCTGGACGCTGGGGTACATCACCAACGTACGCGGCGGGGATCACCTGCGCACCCGGAATCCGGTGGAAAATCTCCGTTACAACGAAAACCCCGTCCCTTACCTTACCGAGAAGTTTGGTTTCCCGGAGGAGATGTACGAACGTCTGGATATGCCGGACGAGTGGAAAAAAGAGATTTTTGATCCGGTTACCCGGGATGTAAACATACCTGAAATGTCCAGGTGGGCGGAGGATCTCATTGCCGTTTACAACGCCCTGGGCATGTGCATCCGCCCTCCCGTGCTGCATACCGTAGGTCCCACCCTTTTTGCCCGCCTGTATGCCAGCTTGACCGGCATTGATATTACACCGGCGGAAGTGATCAGGGCGGGAGAGCGCATCTGGAACCTCCAGAAGCTGTTTAACCTCCGCCACGGGGAAAAACCCGCCGATTCCGATTACCCCTCCCGTTTTTACGACGAGCCGGTGACGGCCGGTCCCGCCGCCGGGCGCAGGCTGGACCGCGAGAAGGTGCGGGAGGTTTTGAGGGAATATTACCTGGCCCGGGGGTGGGATCCGGATACGGGCGTACCCGGTGCGGCAAAGCTGGCGGAGCTGAATTTACTAAGGTAAATATTTAGCACCACCAAGAGAGGACGAAATGGCCGCCGTTTTGCACGAAGCGAGCGACATTGAGCCGAGCAGATGCCAAACTTAGCGAGACCGAGGGTGGAGGCGGGGCCGAGGGCATGGATGCCCGAGGCCGGCCCCTGAGGCATGGATGCCGAATGGGCCGGGAACCCCGCCGTAGCCCGAGGGCGAGCGATAGTTTGGCCTGCGAGGCGAACGGAGCGAGCGTGTGCAAACGGCGGGCAAGTACTATTTCAGGACAGGTTGGGATATGGACGATAGCCACCAAAGGAGTTGAAGGAGTTTGGAAATCTTCTGGCAGGGTCTTGTGGAGGCCGTTCGTTTGCTGGCGACAGGCGATCTCGAGGTTCTGGATATTACCTTACGCACTTTAAAGATCTCGGGTTTCGCTACGCTGATCAGTGTTTTAATTGGCGTTCCTTTCGGTACTCTGTTAGCCCTTACCAATTTTCCGGGACGCCGTTTTCTGGTCAGTGTGGTTAACTTTGGCATGGGCCTGCCGCCGGTGGTGGTGGGACTGGCGGTCTGGCTTACCTTTACCCGGTACGGGCCCCTGGGTTTTCTCGACCTTCTTTACACCCCTGCGGCCATGGTGGTGGCCCAGGCCATTATTGCTTCCCCTATAGTGGCCGGCTTTACCGTGGCCGCTATGCAGTCCCTCAACCCAAGGATTCCCCTGCAGATCCTGGCCCTGGGGGCTTCCCGGTGTCAATTGCTGTGGCTTCTGGTGCGGGAGGCCCGGCTGGGCCTGCTGGCGGCGGTGATGGCCGGGTTTGGCGGTGTGATTTCCGAGGTGGGCGCCTCCATGATGGTCGGCGGCAACATTGCCGGCAGCACCCGGGTGCTTACGACAGCCACGGTACTGGCAGTGGGCCAGGGCAAGTATGAGCTGGCCACCGCCTTAAGCATCATTTTGCTGCTCCTGGCCTACGGCATTACCGCCTTTTTAACCATGGCCCAGCAGCGCGGCAGCCATGCTTAAAGATCGGTGCGATGAGGGCGACGGGGGCGACCGCCGCCCTGACGCGTTGCCATATTAAGGAGAGAAAAGTGGATGAAGGAATTATTTCAGGCAGTTACCATTAAAGAGGCGCGGGAAATAGTTTTAAATCATGTATCCTTTCCCCGGGATGGGGAGAAAGTTTCATTGTTGTCCGCCCTTGACCGTTGTCTTTTGTACGATATGGTGGCCGTTGACGATGTGCCCGGCTTTGACCGTTCCACCATGGACGGTTTTGCCGTGCGGGCAAAGGATACCTTTGGCGCCTCCGAGGGCCTGCCCGCCTACCTGGAAGTGGCGGGGGAAGTCCTGATGGGTGTGGCGCCGGAAGGGGAGTTAAAGCCGGGCCAGGCCTGGCGCATTGCCACCGGCGGCATGCTGCCCGCGGGCGCCGACGCGGTGGTGATGGTGGAGCATACCGAGGAGCTGGATGAAAAGACCATTGGCGTTACCAGGCCCGTGGCGCCCGGGGAAAACGTCGTCCGCCGGGGTGAGGATGTCCAGGCCGGGAGCGTGGTGTTGCCGGCGGGGCACCGCCTGCGGCCGCAGGACCTGGGGATGCTGGCCGCAGCCGGGGTTGTTGCGGTGGAAGTAAGACGCCCCTTAAGGGTGGGTATCATCTCCACCGGCGATGAAGTGGTCTCCCCGGAAGAAAAGCCGGCTCCGGGCCAGGTGCGGGACATCAACTCTTATACCCTTTACGGCGCGGTGGCCAGCTGTGGCGGCGAACCCCGCCTGTACGGCATTGTCCGGGACGACTTTCACCAGCTGCAGGAACGGCTGGCCCGGGCCCTTTCTGAAAACGATATGGTGCTGCTCTCCGGGGGTAGCTCGGTGGGCACCCGGGACGTGGCGGCCCGGGTGATTGATTCCCTGGGGCGGCCGGGAATTTTATTTCACGGAGTTTCCCTGAAACCCGGCAAGCCCTCCGTGGGGGCGGTGGTGAACGGCAAGCCGGTCTTCGGGCTGCCCGGGCATCCCGCCTCGGCCCTGGTGGTCTTTGAGCTGCTGGTGGCCCCTTTGATTAGATCTTACAGTTACCCCCGGGAAAGCTTCTGGGAATTCCCCTTGAGGGCGCGGATAACCCGCAATTTGCGTTCCGCCGCCGGGCGGGAGGATTTCGTGCGGGTGAAACTGCGTTTGCAGGACGGGGAGCTTCACGCGGAGCCCGTGCTGGGCAAATCGGGCCTGATTACTACTATGGTTCGTGCCGACGGGCTGGCCCGCATCCCGGCGGGCAAAGAAGGTGTAGAA containing:
- a CDS encoding MoaD/ThiS family protein, whose product is MARIELRAFGPLMKIFSQRGWSLPLHVEIAPGDTPGVLLKRLEIPEEQVEVVFINGRVEKKSHPLQDGDRVAFVPPGIPSIHRVMLGFYGKKA
- a CDS encoding molybdopterin molybdotransferase MoeA, whose amino-acid sequence is MKELFQAVTIKEAREIVLNHVSFPRDGEKVSLLSALDRCLLYDMVAVDDVPGFDRSTMDGFAVRAKDTFGASEGLPAYLEVAGEVLMGVAPEGELKPGQAWRIATGGMLPAGADAVVMVEHTEELDEKTIGVTRPVAPGENVVRRGEDVQAGSVVLPAGHRLRPQDLGMLAAAGVVAVEVRRPLRVGIISTGDEVVSPEEKPAPGQVRDINSYTLYGAVASCGGEPRLYGIVRDDFHQLQERLARALSENDMVLLSGGSSVGTRDVAARVIDSLGRPGILFHGVSLKPGKPSVGAVVNGKPVFGLPGHPASALVVFELLVAPLIRSYSYPRESFWEFPLRARITRNLRSAAGREDFVRVKLRLQDGELHAEPVLGKSGLITTMVRADGLARIPAGKEGVEAGEWVEVKLF
- a CDS encoding HesA/MoeB/ThiF family protein translates to MKRCEGIVKELTREQQKRYQRNILLPGVGMEGQKKLLRGGVLVVGTGGLGSPVAYYLAAAGVGHLGLVDADVVDLSNLQRQILHRTGDIGRPKVESARDKLVALNPDVQVEVFPERLSAASAVSLIERYDIVVDCTDNFATRFLLNETCLRLGKPFIYGGVLAFAGQVMTVMPGAGPCLRCIFPHEPDPHVPGCAELGVLGAVPGVIGTIQATEAIKYLLGLGDLLVGRLLTYDALSMTFYEVSIDRDSGCPACG
- a CDS encoding aldehyde ferredoxin oxidoreductase family protein, encoding MYGYSGKMLDIDLTAGKIRERPVEQDLAGEYLSGLGFNARLLYEEIPAGADPLGPENVLAFNVGVLVGTTVPTASRTEASALSPATGLFGTANSGNFWGSELKFAGFDGVIIRGKAESPVYVWICDGQATILPAGHLWGRDAWETVRQIRRELGDDAIQVAAIGQAGENLVRFASIENGPFDAWARTGLGAVMGSKNLKAVAVRGRGAVRVAHRKDFLQAVDDTRKAIFSSPFYGSFSRFGTMLASLPYQEFGALPGRNYQRGAIDGWVETCSRKVLPRYSTRGVACMACPIACAHWVEVKEGPYAGLRLKDLEVTPVIGFGAGCDINNLPAIAMLTETCQRLGMDMVSAAAVVAFAMEMYEKGLIGEKDLGFSLNWGDERATISLLDMIAHRRGMGDLLAEGVRRAARHFPGASRYAVEVKGLECFLLDPRARWSTWTLGYITNVRGGDHLRTRNPVENLRYNENPVPYLTEKFGFPEEMYERLDMPDEWKKEIFDPVTRDVNIPEMSRWAEDLIAVYNALGMCIRPPVLHTVGPTLFARLYASLTGIDITPAEVIRAGERIWNLQKLFNLRHGEKPADSDYPSRFYDEPVTAGPAAGRRLDREKVREVLREYYLARGWDPDTGVPGAAKLAELNLLR
- a CDS encoding ABC transporter permease; translated protein: MEIFWQGLVEAVRLLATGDLEVLDITLRTLKISGFATLISVLIGVPFGTLLALTNFPGRRFLVSVVNFGMGLPPVVVGLAVWLTFTRYGPLGFLDLLYTPAAMVVAQAIIASPIVAGFTVAAMQSLNPRIPLQILALGASRCQLLWLLVREARLGLLAAVMAGFGGVISEVGASMMVGGNIAGSTRVLTTATVLAVGQGKYELATALSIILLLLAYGITAFLTMAQQRGSHA